Proteins from a genomic interval of Marmota flaviventris isolate mMarFla1 chromosome 8, mMarFla1.hap1, whole genome shotgun sequence:
- the Sst gene encoding somatostatin, which yields MLSCRLQCALAALSIVLALGGVTGAPSDPRLRQFLQKSLAAAAGKQELAKYFLAELLSEPNQTENDALEPEDLSQAAEQDEMRLELQRSANSNPAMAPRERKAGCKNFFWKTFTSC from the exons ATGCTGTCCTGCCGCCTCCAGTGCGCGCTGGCCGCGCTCTCCATCGTCCTGGCCCTGGGCGGTGTCACCGGCGCACCCTCGGACCCCAGGCTCCGTCAGTTTCTGCAGAAGTCCCTGGCTGCTGCCGCAGGAAAGCAG GAACTGGCCAAGTACTTCTTGGCAGAGCTGCTGTCTGAGCCCAACCAGACGGAGAACGATGCCCTGGAACCTGAAGATTTGTCCCAGGCTGCTGAGCAGGATGAGATGAGGCTGGAGCTGCAGAGATCTGCTAATTCAAACCCGGCCATGGCACCCCGAGAACGCAAGGCTGGCTGCAAGAATTTCTTCTGGAAGACTTTCACATCCTGTTag